A region from the Catenulispora sp. MAP5-51 genome encodes:
- a CDS encoding MBL fold metallo-hydrolase, whose product MKDEPRFLRPNTIIEPLVDGFYAWLHTLTPVPAALNLATLQVPLLESYLQTPQVHINACNNPALRGGFFVNIGEERIEEVRDLLAAIKRDRADMLRFAAAVAEGEEIVRQTATGFDLTPIYPKLPAELSGLVELAYDTNNQASMRFLEPLLYESSAFTEDRQSVQLSLETGVERPFILSTPRLPSADVLDLKIPFRHPGLTELFRARVHGTTLRRLQEALELDSAQAAFLDGLLTDAPDLAEDRHIAGGGRVRYFGHACLVLQTPEAAIVTDPFISAEAGATDRYTLRDLPDYIDLVLITHGHQDHIVLETLLQLRGRVGSVVVPRSSRGNLADPSLALALSRAGLPVTEVDDFSEVEFPGGKVVATPFLGEHADLDIRAKSTFCVELAGRTVFVGADSSGIDPGLYRYIRGRVGRVDMAFLGMECAGAPLTWLYQSLLTRPVTKKMSDSRTLSGSDASQACAIMEELGASEAYIYAMGEEPWLGHVMATSYTEDSYQLQQVEQFLSWCAARNINAEHLYAKREWVW is encoded by the coding sequence ATGAAAGACGAGCCGAGATTTCTCCGGCCGAACACGATCATCGAGCCGCTGGTGGACGGATTCTATGCCTGGCTCCACACCCTGACGCCAGTGCCCGCCGCGCTGAATCTGGCGACTTTGCAGGTTCCCCTGTTGGAATCGTATCTGCAGACACCCCAAGTGCACATCAACGCCTGCAACAACCCGGCGCTGCGCGGCGGGTTCTTCGTGAACATCGGCGAGGAGCGGATCGAGGAGGTCCGCGACCTGCTGGCCGCGATCAAGCGGGACCGGGCCGACATGCTGCGCTTCGCGGCCGCGGTGGCCGAGGGCGAGGAGATCGTACGGCAGACCGCCACCGGATTCGATCTCACGCCGATCTACCCGAAGCTGCCGGCCGAGCTGTCAGGCTTGGTGGAACTGGCCTACGACACCAACAACCAGGCCTCCATGCGCTTCCTGGAGCCGCTGCTCTATGAGAGCAGCGCCTTCACCGAGGACCGGCAGTCGGTCCAGCTGTCGTTGGAGACTGGCGTCGAGCGGCCGTTCATTCTGAGCACTCCTCGGCTGCCCTCGGCCGACGTGCTCGACCTGAAGATCCCGTTCCGGCACCCCGGGCTGACGGAGCTGTTCCGGGCGCGGGTCCACGGCACGACGCTGCGCCGGCTCCAGGAAGCCCTGGAACTGGACTCCGCGCAGGCCGCGTTCCTGGACGGGCTCCTGACCGACGCACCCGACCTGGCCGAGGACCGGCACATCGCCGGCGGCGGCCGGGTGCGCTACTTCGGCCACGCCTGCCTGGTCCTGCAGACTCCCGAGGCGGCGATCGTCACCGACCCGTTCATCAGCGCCGAGGCCGGCGCCACGGACCGCTACACGCTGCGGGATCTGCCCGACTACATCGACCTGGTCCTGATCACCCACGGACACCAGGACCACATCGTGCTGGAGACCCTGCTCCAGCTGCGCGGCCGGGTCGGGTCGGTGGTCGTCCCGCGCTCCTCGCGCGGCAACCTCGCCGATCCCTCGCTCGCGCTCGCCCTGAGCCGCGCCGGCCTGCCGGTGACCGAGGTGGACGACTTCTCGGAGGTGGAGTTCCCGGGCGGGAAGGTGGTCGCCACGCCGTTCCTCGGCGAGCACGCCGACCTGGACATCAGAGCGAAGTCGACGTTCTGCGTCGAGCTGGCCGGGCGCACCGTCTTCGTGGGCGCGGACTCCTCGGGCATCGACCCGGGCCTGTACCGGTACATCCGCGGCCGCGTCGGCCGGGTCGACATGGCCTTCCTGGGCATGGAGTGCGCCGGCGCGCCGCTGACCTGGCTCTACCAGTCGCTGCTGACCCGGCCGGTGACGAAGAAGATGAGCGACTCCCGGACGCTGTCGGGCTCCGACGCGTCGCAGGCCTGCGCGATCATGGAGGAGCTGGGCGCGTCCGAGGCGTACATCTACGCCATGGGCGAGGAGCCGTGGCTGGGGCACGTGATGGCCACGAGCTACACCGAGGACTCCTACCAACTGCAGCAGGTCGAGCAGTTCCTGTCCTGGTGCGCGGCGCGGAACATCAACGCGGAGCACCTGTACGCCAAGCGCGAATGGGTCTGGTGA
- a CDS encoding MbtH domain protein: protein MNELTQRLSAGDHPVTLGGPTPSVAELRQRIEEFAHVSVKFTGTRGGTDLGVRLDLAATDLTAADFQASAGTVHLEGTLNLNGDPVRCVADLDLATLNGTGRLVLV, encoded by the coding sequence ATGAATGAACTGACCCAGCGCCTGTCTGCGGGCGACCACCCGGTGACGCTCGGCGGGCCGACGCCCTCGGTCGCCGAACTCCGGCAGCGGATCGAGGAGTTCGCGCACGTCAGCGTGAAGTTCACCGGCACGCGCGGCGGGACCGACCTGGGCGTCCGCCTGGACCTGGCGGCGACCGACCTGACCGCGGCGGACTTCCAGGCCTCGGCCGGCACGGTCCACCTGGAGGGGACCCTGAATCTGAACGGCGACCCGGTCCGCTGCGTCGCCGACCTGGACCTGGCCACGCTGAACGGCACCGGCCGCCTGGTGCTCGTCTGA
- the cysC gene encoding adenylyl-sulfate kinase encodes MLLPASRGRSDPSRTDLSHTEPSRTGATVWLTGLPSAGKSTIACRLAELLGAEGRGAEILDGDEVRAFLSAGLGFSRADRDANVRRIGYVAELLARNGVLVLAAVVSPFQDSRDAVREWHRRSGTAFLEVHVATPVEVCADRDVKGLYARQRAGTLTGLTGVDDPYEPPPSPELRIDTGSEDVAGSVRAVRALLAERGLV; translated from the coding sequence ATGCTTCTGCCCGCTTCCCGCGGGCGCTCCGATCCGTCCCGCACCGATCTGTCCCACACCGAACCGTCCCGCACCGGGGCGACGGTCTGGCTCACCGGCCTGCCCAGCGCCGGGAAGTCGACGATCGCCTGCCGGCTGGCCGAGCTCCTGGGCGCCGAGGGCCGCGGCGCGGAGATCCTCGACGGCGACGAGGTCCGTGCCTTCCTGTCCGCCGGCCTCGGCTTCAGCCGGGCCGACCGCGACGCCAACGTCCGGCGGATCGGCTACGTCGCCGAACTCCTGGCGCGCAACGGGGTTCTGGTGCTGGCGGCGGTCGTCTCGCCGTTCCAGGACAGCCGGGACGCGGTGCGCGAATGGCACCGCAGGTCCGGTACCGCGTTCCTCGAGGTGCACGTCGCGACGCCGGTCGAGGTCTGCGCGGACAGGGACGTGAAGGGCCTGTACGCGCGCCAGCGGGCCGGGACGCTGACCGGGCTGACCGGCGTCGACGACCCCTACGAGCCGCCGCCGAGCCCCGAGCTGCGGATCGACACCGGCTCCGAGGACGTCGCCGGGTCGGTGCGGGCGGTCCGGGCGCTGCTCGCCGAGCGGGGGTTGGTGTAA
- a CDS encoding MbtH family protein, with protein MNPFDNPEADFLVLVNTENQHSLWPVFADVPEGWKTVFGKAPRQECLDYIEESWTDMRPKSLIDAMEGN; from the coding sequence ATGAATCCGTTCGACAATCCCGAGGCCGACTTCCTGGTGCTGGTCAACACCGAGAACCAGCACTCGCTGTGGCCGGTGTTCGCCGATGTCCCCGAGGGGTGGAAGACGGTGTTCGGCAAGGCCCCGCGCCAGGAGTGCCTGGACTACATCGAGGAGTCCTGGACCGACATGCGTCCCAAGAGCCTGATCGACGCGATGGAAGGGAACTGA
- a CDS encoding ABC transporter ATP-binding protein, translating into MTTTATNPVLRARGLRKEYGKGDGQVHAVENCDLDVAPGETVALTGPSGCGKSTMLQLLGGLDRPSQGEVWIAGKRIDKMGERALAHMRRDSIGFVFQSFQLMDELTAVENVELPALLAGRSARKARKRALSLLEQVGLSERARHLPSQLSGGQRQRVAVARALVNEPLIVLADEPTGNLDSEATADVMRLFARLRADGQTLVLVTHDPRVANTADRLITMRDGVFVDESRPAGRSGAGSGSGSKSGPVTGQRGALAGLDG; encoded by the coding sequence ATGACCACCACGGCCACCAACCCAGTGCTTCGAGCCCGCGGGCTCCGCAAGGAATACGGAAAGGGAGACGGGCAGGTCCACGCCGTCGAGAACTGCGACCTCGATGTCGCCCCCGGCGAGACGGTGGCCCTGACCGGGCCCAGCGGCTGCGGGAAGTCCACCATGCTCCAACTGCTGGGCGGCCTGGACCGCCCGTCGCAGGGCGAGGTCTGGATCGCCGGCAAGCGCATCGACAAGATGGGCGAGCGGGCGCTGGCGCACATGCGCCGCGACTCGATCGGCTTCGTCTTCCAGTCCTTCCAGCTGATGGACGAGCTGACCGCGGTGGAGAACGTCGAACTGCCGGCCCTGCTGGCCGGCCGCTCGGCCCGCAAGGCCCGCAAGCGCGCGCTGAGCCTGCTGGAGCAGGTCGGCCTGTCCGAGCGCGCCCGCCATCTGCCCTCGCAGCTGTCCGGGGGCCAGCGGCAGCGGGTCGCGGTGGCCCGCGCGCTGGTCAACGAACCGTTGATCGTGCTGGCCGACGAGCCGACGGGCAACCTGGACAGCGAGGCCACCGCCGACGTGATGCGGCTGTTCGCGCGGCTCCGCGCCGACGGCCAGACGCTGGTCCTGGTCACCCATGACCCGCGCGTCGCGAACACCGCGGACCGGCTGATCACCATGCGCGACGGGGTCTTCGTGGACGAGAGCCGGCCGGCCGGCCGGAGCGGGGCCGGGTCCGGGTCGGGGTCGAAGTCCGGGCCCGTGACCGGGCAGCGCGGCGCGCTCGCCGGACTGGACGGCTGA
- a CDS encoding FtsX-like permease family protein: MPRLRIILRLAARDLRRRRAEAVLLFVAFTAATTTLTLGLTLGGVTDQPYQQTRTATAGPDVAVNFYPAKNSGQSPDMSMLDRVLGASGVTAKSGPFPTAWTTFTGNGHSAHAQVEGRTPEAVAVDQPKPAEGHWLSGPGQVVLERSFADALGLRTGTTITLNGKAFAVVGIAVTAAIPPYPQTCTDGCEQGTTRQQGESTGQVWVAPSDAEALATPAAPLYFLAALKLADPADAYTWINTHRPPPAQGPNSDDAAQVGFNTYVDIGTQDAKVVDTVQRDMLVLSWLLGLLAIASVAVLVGGRMADQTRRVGLLKAVGATPRLVAAVLLAQYLLVALLATAAGLAAGRLAAPALTSPGSGLLGTAATPQLTVSSMVIVAAVAVGVAVLATFVPAVRAARISTVQALVAATRAPRRRPLATAISARLPVPLLIGLRIAARRPRRTLLNVASIAITASGVVAVLCAHTHLNAQQSGGTSGLDNPMTDRMNQVLLVVTVALSALAAINAIFIAWATVYDARRASALTRALGASPSQVTTGIVAAQVVPALLGGLLGVPGGIGLFTAVKRGETTVYPSPAWLAAVVVGILVAMVVLTIVPGRMGARRPVAEVLLTDAA, translated from the coding sequence ATGCCACGCCTGCGGATCATCCTCCGCCTGGCCGCCCGGGACCTGCGCCGCCGGCGCGCCGAGGCCGTGCTGCTGTTCGTGGCCTTCACCGCCGCCACGACCACCCTGACCCTGGGACTCACCCTGGGCGGCGTCACCGACCAGCCCTACCAGCAGACGCGTACCGCCACGGCCGGGCCCGACGTCGCCGTGAACTTCTACCCGGCCAAGAACTCGGGTCAGTCCCCTGATATGAGCATGCTGGACCGCGTGCTCGGCGCCTCGGGCGTCACCGCGAAGAGCGGACCGTTCCCGACCGCGTGGACCACCTTCACCGGAAACGGCCACAGTGCTCACGCGCAGGTGGAGGGACGCACGCCCGAGGCTGTGGCGGTCGACCAGCCCAAGCCCGCCGAGGGCCACTGGCTCAGCGGTCCCGGCCAGGTGGTCCTGGAGCGCAGCTTCGCCGACGCGCTCGGCCTGAGGACCGGCACCACGATCACGTTGAACGGCAAGGCCTTCGCCGTCGTCGGGATCGCCGTCACCGCCGCCATCCCGCCCTACCCGCAGACCTGCACCGACGGCTGCGAGCAGGGCACCACCCGGCAGCAGGGCGAGAGCACCGGCCAGGTCTGGGTCGCGCCGTCCGACGCCGAGGCGCTGGCCACGCCGGCCGCCCCGCTGTACTTCCTGGCGGCGCTGAAGCTGGCCGACCCGGCCGACGCCTACACCTGGATCAACACCCACCGGCCGCCGCCGGCGCAGGGCCCGAACAGCGACGACGCCGCGCAGGTGGGCTTCAACACCTACGTCGACATCGGCACCCAGGACGCGAAGGTCGTCGACACGGTGCAGCGCGACATGCTGGTGCTGAGCTGGCTGCTCGGCCTGCTGGCGATCGCCAGCGTGGCCGTGCTGGTCGGCGGCCGGATGGCCGACCAGACCCGCCGGGTGGGGCTGCTCAAGGCCGTCGGCGCGACGCCTCGGCTGGTCGCCGCGGTGCTCCTGGCCCAGTACCTGCTGGTGGCGCTGCTGGCCACGGCGGCCGGGCTGGCCGCCGGACGGCTGGCCGCGCCGGCGCTGACGAGCCCGGGCTCCGGACTGCTCGGCACGGCGGCGACCCCGCAGCTCACGGTCAGCTCGATGGTGATCGTGGCCGCGGTGGCGGTCGGCGTGGCGGTGCTGGCCACGTTCGTCCCGGCGGTGCGCGCCGCCCGGATCAGCACGGTGCAGGCACTCGTCGCCGCCACGCGCGCCCCGCGCCGGCGGCCGCTGGCCACGGCCATTTCGGCCCGGCTGCCGGTGCCGCTGCTGATCGGTCTGCGGATCGCCGCCCGCCGGCCGCGGCGGACGCTGCTGAACGTGGCGAGCATCGCCATCACGGCCAGCGGTGTCGTCGCGGTGTTGTGCGCCCACACCCATCTGAACGCGCAGCAGTCCGGCGGCACGTCCGGCCTGGACAACCCGATGACCGACCGGATGAACCAGGTCCTGCTGGTGGTCACGGTGGCGCTGTCGGCGCTGGCCGCGATCAACGCGATCTTCATCGCCTGGGCGACGGTCTACGACGCCCGGCGCGCCTCGGCGCTGACGCGGGCGCTGGGCGCGTCCCCGTCGCAGGTGACCACGGGCATCGTGGCGGCGCAGGTGGTGCCGGCGCTGCTGGGCGGCCTGCTGGGCGTCCCCGGGGGGATCGGGCTGTTCACCGCGGTGAAGCGCGGGGAGACCACGGTGTATCCGTCGCCGGCCTGGCTGGCCGCGGTCGTGGTGGGGATCCTCGTGGCGATGGTGGTGCTGACGATCGTGCCGGGACGGATGGGCGCTCGGCGTCCGGTGGCCGAAGTGCTCCTGACGGACGCCGCGTAA
- a CDS encoding thioesterase II family protein: MPRIYCLPPAGCGANAFRHWPDRVAPGTRICPILLPGRETRLREQPFTDMAALVEAVAPEVDTVAPGVSVLLGHSFGALAAFETARLLRRAGSPPPALLVVLGAAAPQLPVRRRGAEGMVDFLRRVGGMPEEALAHPKLLRLIMPALRADVGLCEEYEYADEPPLDTPILALAGNRDALVPVEAVAAWEAQTTAGFRFEVLDGDHFFPGRSDEFFAFLDEACRMLARR; encoded by the coding sequence TTGCCCCGCATCTACTGCCTCCCGCCGGCCGGATGCGGGGCGAACGCCTTCCGGCACTGGCCGGACCGGGTTGCGCCCGGGACGCGAATCTGCCCGATCCTGCTTCCCGGGCGCGAGACCCGGCTGCGCGAGCAGCCCTTCACCGACATGGCGGCGCTCGTCGAGGCCGTGGCGCCGGAGGTCGACACCGTCGCCCCCGGCGTCAGTGTTCTGCTCGGCCACAGCTTCGGGGCGCTCGCCGCGTTCGAGACCGCGCGGCTGCTGCGTCGGGCCGGCTCGCCGCCGCCCGCGCTGCTGGTGGTCCTCGGCGCCGCCGCGCCGCAGCTGCCGGTGCGGCGGCGCGGCGCGGAGGGGATGGTCGACTTCCTGCGGCGCGTCGGCGGGATGCCCGAGGAGGCACTGGCCCATCCCAAGCTGCTGCGGCTGATCATGCCCGCGCTCCGGGCCGATGTGGGTCTGTGCGAGGAGTACGAGTACGCCGACGAGCCGCCGCTGGACACCCCGATCCTGGCCCTGGCTGGGAACCGGGACGCGCTGGTGCCGGTCGAGGCGGTCGCGGCCTGGGAGGCGCAGACCACCGCCGGCTTCCGGTTCGAGGTTCTGGACGGCGACCACTTCTTCCCCGGCCGTAGCGACGAGTTCTTCGCCTTCCTGGATGAGGCTTGCCGCATGCTCGCTCGTCGGTAA
- a CDS encoding class I SAM-dependent methyltransferase has product MNPTIETVDRAPAAGPAPKPAAVWDPLGGRTLAPAPDGARLRAGWAARDELSAARLALVLQQMGAFAAPGERRDRSALDADLGVAAEHRPLFGVLIDVLLAAGLLRAEGEAVVAAEPVAALAGRDLAAESAALVAAHPEVTAQTALLDACLAEYPRLLRGEVKPINVLFPGWNMDLVEGVYRGDPVSDRLNELAAQSVAEPVFAARRAGPLRILEVGAGTGGTTTQILETVATAAGRFTFTYTDISASFLRHGRRRFAADHPTMRFDRLDIEADPAEQGFEPGAFDLVVAANVLHATADLPRTLANVAQLLSPGGRLVLREITTPMMFVTMSFGLLDGWWSAQDGLRIPGSPLAGVPTWTRLLHDAGFARVAALAPVAGEGAADVFGQHVIVAER; this is encoded by the coding sequence GTGAATCCGACCATTGAGACAGTCGACCGCGCGCCGGCTGCGGGGCCAGCACCGAAACCGGCCGCCGTCTGGGATCCGCTGGGCGGACGCACCCTGGCCCCGGCCCCCGACGGCGCGCGTCTGCGCGCCGGCTGGGCCGCGCGGGACGAGCTGAGCGCGGCCCGGCTGGCCCTGGTGCTCCAGCAGATGGGCGCCTTCGCCGCGCCCGGCGAGCGCCGGGACCGGTCCGCGCTGGACGCCGACCTCGGCGTCGCCGCCGAGCACCGGCCGCTGTTCGGTGTTCTGATCGACGTGCTCCTCGCGGCGGGCTTGCTACGCGCCGAGGGCGAGGCCGTCGTGGCCGCCGAGCCCGTCGCCGCGCTGGCCGGCCGGGACCTGGCCGCCGAGTCCGCCGCGCTCGTGGCCGCCCACCCCGAGGTGACGGCCCAGACCGCACTGCTCGACGCCTGCCTGGCCGAGTACCCGCGCCTGCTGCGCGGCGAGGTCAAGCCGATCAACGTCCTGTTCCCGGGCTGGAACATGGATCTGGTGGAGGGCGTGTACCGCGGCGACCCGGTCTCGGACCGGCTCAACGAGCTGGCGGCCCAGAGCGTCGCCGAGCCGGTCTTCGCCGCCCGCCGGGCCGGCCCGCTGCGGATCCTGGAAGTCGGCGCCGGCACCGGCGGGACCACGACTCAGATCCTTGAGACGGTGGCCACGGCCGCGGGCCGCTTCACCTTCACCTACACGGACATCTCCGCCAGCTTCCTGCGCCACGGCCGCCGCCGCTTCGCCGCGGACCACCCCACGATGCGCTTCGACCGCCTGGACATTGAAGCCGACCCCGCCGAGCAGGGCTTCGAACCCGGCGCCTTCGACCTGGTGGTCGCCGCGAACGTCCTGCACGCCACCGCCGACCTCCCCCGCACCCTGGCCAACGTCGCCCAGCTGCTGAGCCCCGGCGGCCGCCTGGTCCTCCGCGAGATCACCACCCCGATGATGTTCGTCACGATGTCCTTCGGCCTCCTCGACGGCTGGTGGAGCGCCCAGGACGGCCTGCGCATCCCCGGCTCGCCACTGGCCGGCGTGCCAACCTGGACCCGCCTCCTGCACGACGCCGGGTTCGCCCGAGTGGCGGCGCTGGCCCCGGTGGCGGGGGAGGGCGCCGCGGACGTGTTCGGACAGCATGTCATCGTCGCAGAACGCTGA
- a CDS encoding beta-ketoacyl synthase, translated as MAGPDPGFAVAVTGLGLVTAAGVGVARTWQGVCDGTPAAATDPDLAGLPADMSCRVPDFDAEALLGHRVAWRLDRHVQLALAAAHEALADAALDTSAWDPARVGVVLGTALGGMPAWERESAKLHASGPGSVSPRLIPLAAPNMAAGEIAIATGAGGPNFGTCTACASGATAIGTARELLRSGLCDIVVAGGAEACVCPLVVTPFGRMGALSKRRGDPAAASRPFDADRDGFVLGEGAGVLILERTEHARARGARIHARLSGYGASADAVHPTSPDPEGRGVARAVTAALADAGLSPGDVDHVNAHGTSTPLNDAIEARTMHRLLGDRPILTSAKGALGHTLGAAGAIEAALTVRTIAEGRIPPTANLDALDPAIALDVVAKVPRTAEVEVALSNSFGFGGQNAVLVLTRP; from the coding sequence ATGGCCGGTCCCGACCCCGGCTTCGCCGTCGCCGTCACCGGCCTGGGCCTGGTGACCGCGGCCGGCGTCGGCGTCGCCCGGACCTGGCAGGGGGTCTGCGACGGGACGCCCGCCGCGGCCACCGACCCGGACCTGGCCGGCCTGCCGGCCGACATGTCCTGCCGGGTGCCGGACTTCGACGCCGAGGCGCTGCTCGGCCACCGCGTGGCCTGGCGGCTCGACCGCCACGTCCAGCTGGCCCTGGCCGCGGCCCACGAGGCCCTGGCCGACGCCGCGCTGGACACCTCGGCGTGGGACCCGGCCCGGGTCGGCGTGGTGCTCGGGACCGCGCTGGGCGGCATGCCGGCCTGGGAGCGGGAGAGCGCCAAGCTCCACGCCTCCGGGCCCGGATCCGTGTCCCCGCGCCTGATCCCGCTGGCCGCCCCGAACATGGCGGCCGGCGAGATCGCCATCGCCACCGGCGCCGGCGGCCCCAACTTCGGCACCTGCACCGCGTGCGCCTCGGGGGCGACCGCGATCGGGACGGCGCGCGAGCTGCTGCGCTCAGGGCTCTGCGACATCGTCGTGGCCGGCGGCGCCGAGGCCTGCGTGTGCCCGCTCGTGGTGACGCCGTTCGGCCGGATGGGCGCGCTGTCCAAACGCCGCGGCGACCCGGCGGCGGCGTCCCGGCCCTTCGACGCGGATCGGGACGGCTTCGTCCTCGGCGAGGGCGCCGGCGTCCTGATCCTGGAGCGGACCGAGCACGCGCGGGCGCGCGGCGCGCGGATCCACGCGCGGCTGAGCGGATACGGCGCCTCGGCGGACGCGGTCCACCCCACGTCCCCCGATCCCGAGGGCCGGGGCGTGGCGCGCGCGGTCACCGCGGCCCTGGCCGACGCGGGCCTTTCACCCGGCGACGTCGACCACGTCAACGCGCACGGCACCTCGACCCCGCTCAACGACGCGATCGAGGCCCGCACCATGCACCGCCTGCTCGGCGACCGGCCGATCCTGACCTCGGCCAAGGGCGCCCTGGGCCACACCCTCGGCGCGGCCGGGGCGATCGAGGCGGCCCTGACCGTCCGCACCATCGCCGAAGGCCGCATCCCGCCGACGGCCAACCTCGACGCCCTCGATCCCGCGATCGCGCTCGACGTCGTCGCGAAGGTCCCCAGAACCGCCGAGGTCGAGGTCGCGCTGAGCAACTCCTTCGGGTTCGGCGGGCAGAACGCCGTGCTCGTGCTGACCAGGCCCTGA
- a CDS encoding acyl carrier protein, producing MTDLENRLATVLVDRFGLLSEDLDPDATFGDLEIDSICLVELAVISEDEFGVPIGDDDFTAQHTLRTAASLLASKGARV from the coding sequence ATGACCGACCTGGAGAACCGCCTCGCGACCGTGCTGGTCGACCGCTTCGGCCTGCTCTCGGAGGACCTGGACCCCGACGCCACCTTCGGCGACCTGGAGATCGACTCGATCTGTCTGGTCGAGCTGGCCGTCATCTCCGAGGACGAGTTCGGCGTCCCGATCGGCGACGACGACTTCACCGCCCAGCACACGCTGCGCACCGCCGCGAGCCTGCTGGCCAGCAAGGGCGCGCGAGTCTGA
- a CDS encoding beta-ketoacyl-ACP synthase III yields MNPVPGAPTPGPPTPGPPAAVLAGLGAYVPPRVVTNEELTRELDTSDQWIFSRTGIRQRHVVEPGTATADLAAEAGARALKSAEASAVDAVVLATATPDRPCPATAPDVAARLGLGGIAAFDVAAVCSGFVYGLWVAAGAIATGAERVLLIAADTFSTITDPADRATRVIFGDGAGAVVLRRGTADEPGALGPIDLGSDGTQAELIMIPGGGSLRPAGTPDGQASPYFTMRGRTVFRIAVERMTASSRTVLARAGWSADDVDLLVAHQANARITEALGERLGIPAACRASNIAEVGNTASASIPLALADAAAQGTLRPGHRVLMTAFGGGAAWGSAALVWPDLAGH; encoded by the coding sequence ATGAATCCCGTACCCGGCGCGCCGACGCCCGGCCCGCCGACGCCCGGCCCGCCTGCCGCGGTCCTGGCCGGGTTGGGCGCCTACGTCCCGCCGCGGGTCGTCACCAACGAGGAGCTGACCCGCGAGCTGGACACCTCCGACCAGTGGATCTTCAGCCGCACCGGGATTCGGCAGCGGCATGTGGTCGAACCCGGGACGGCGACCGCCGACCTGGCGGCCGAGGCCGGCGCGCGGGCCCTGAAGTCCGCTGAGGCCTCCGCCGTCGACGCCGTCGTGCTGGCCACGGCGACGCCGGACCGGCCGTGCCCGGCCACCGCGCCGGACGTGGCCGCCCGGCTCGGCCTCGGCGGGATCGCGGCCTTCGACGTCGCGGCGGTGTGCAGCGGGTTCGTCTACGGGCTCTGGGTCGCCGCCGGCGCCATCGCGACCGGCGCCGAACGGGTCCTGCTGATCGCCGCCGACACCTTCAGCACCATCACGGACCCCGCCGACCGCGCCACCCGCGTGATCTTCGGCGACGGTGCGGGCGCGGTGGTGCTGCGCCGCGGCACGGCCGACGAGCCCGGCGCGCTGGGCCCGATCGACCTGGGCAGCGACGGCACCCAGGCCGAGCTGATCATGATCCCCGGCGGCGGCTCGCTGCGGCCGGCCGGGACGCCGGACGGCCAGGCCTCGCCGTACTTCACGATGCGCGGCCGCACGGTCTTCCGCATCGCCGTGGAGCGGATGACCGCCTCCTCCCGCACGGTCCTGGCCCGCGCCGGCTGGAGCGCCGACGACGTCGACCTCCTGGTGGCGCACCAGGCCAACGCCCGCATCACCGAGGCGCTCGGCGAGCGTCTGGGCATCCCGGCCGCCTGTCGGGCCTCGAACATCGCCGAGGTCGGCAACACCGCCTCGGCCTCCATCCCGCTGGCCCTGGCCGACGCCGCGGCCCAGGGCACGCTCCGGCCCGGCCACCGGGTCCTGATGACGGCCTTCGGCGGCGGCGCCGCCTGGGGCTCGGCGGCACTGGTCTGGCCGGACCTGGCAGGGCACTGA
- a CDS encoding acyl carrier protein, translating into MSEISVPEAVGMLAEISGRRDLDADVVFGTLGLDSLQSIEWLTMIEDGLGIEFDLRALDFYTFAEKSVGDVLGVLYEYAAAAATG; encoded by the coding sequence ATGAGTGAGATATCCGTCCCCGAAGCCGTCGGGATGCTGGCCGAGATCTCCGGCCGCCGCGATCTGGACGCCGACGTCGTCTTCGGGACCCTCGGGCTGGACTCGCTGCAGTCCATCGAGTGGCTGACCATGATCGAGGACGGGCTGGGGATCGAGTTCGACCTGCGGGCGCTGGACTTCTACACCTTCGCCGAGAAGAGCGTCGGCGACGTCCTGGGCGTCCTGTACGAGTACGCGGCCGCCGCCGCGACCGGCTGA